The following coding sequences lie in one Methanopyrus sp. SNP6 genomic window:
- a CDS encoding TIGR01212 family radical SAM protein (This family includes YhcC from E. coli K-12, an uncharacterized radical SAM protein.), protein MPRYVDERIVRELYEDGEKFVAFGAYYRREKGCKVMKAAVDAGFVCPNKDGRISSEGCLFCPKMGRTIITPNVDPGKRLEEQAREQMEVFRERYGAEKFLVYFYPATNTYAPPDVLEELYNRALEIEDVIGLSIGTRPDCLPDDVLDILEGYVKEGYDVWLEIGVQSYHHRTLRRTRRGHGLTEVIDAIIRAKERGIRIVNHIIFGLPGETRDEMLETVRVLSVLGVEAVKLYPLVVLERTDLERMYYDRRYKPLSYREYIRLLADALERMAPTVLIQRLSKDRAPDEERIEPEWDLYRMRVISDVRKELARRESRQGKLYKVGLNAEELVPLVKGATGAGGFGVST, encoded by the coding sequence TTGCCCAGGTACGTCGACGAACGGATAGTTCGGGAGTTGTACGAGGACGGAGAAAAGTTCGTGGCTTTCGGAGCATATTATCGTCGCGAGAAAGGTTGCAAGGTTATGAAGGCGGCCGTGGACGCCGGTTTTGTGTGTCCGAACAAGGACGGCAGGATATCCAGTGAAGGGTGCTTGTTCTGCCCGAAGATGGGCAGGACAATCATCACTCCTAACGTGGACCCGGGTAAGAGGCTCGAGGAGCAGGCTCGTGAGCAGATGGAAGTATTCCGCGAGAGATACGGTGCCGAGAAGTTCCTCGTGTACTTCTACCCGGCCACGAACACTTACGCGCCTCCCGACGTCCTTGAGGAGCTGTACAACCGCGCCCTGGAGATAGAAGACGTCATCGGTTTATCCATAGGGACACGACCGGATTGCCTACCGGACGATGTCCTAGACATCCTCGAAGGCTACGTCAAAGAAGGTTACGACGTATGGCTCGAGATAGGGGTGCAGTCTTACCACCATCGCACTCTGCGCCGCACGCGGCGTGGTCACGGGCTCACCGAGGTGATCGACGCCATAATCCGGGCCAAGGAACGTGGGATCCGAATAGTCAACCACATCATCTTCGGACTTCCCGGCGAGACCCGAGATGAGATGCTCGAGACCGTCAGAGTCCTCTCGGTGCTCGGTGTAGAAGCCGTGAAGCTGTATCCTCTGGTCGTGCTAGAACGTACCGATCTGGAGCGTATGTACTACGATCGCCGCTACAAGCCGCTGAGTTACCGCGAGTACATCAGGCTCCTGGCCGATGCCCTGGAACGTATGGCTCCGACAGTTCTCATCCAGCGACTCTCCAAGGACAGGGCACCGGACGAGGAGAGGATCGAGCCAGAGTGGGATCTGTACCGAATGCGAGTGATCTCCGACGTCCGTAAGGAGCTGGCCCGGCGCGAGTCGAGGCAAGGTAAACTGTACAAAGTGGGTCTCAACGCCGAAGAACTCGTGCCACTGGTTAAGGGAGCTACGGGCGCCGGGGGATTCGGGGTATCCACGTGA
- a CDS encoding RsmB/NOP family class I SAM-dependent RNA methyltransferase: MKASEIVSMLARILAEHYRSRVSLKESFYRALDDPFSIPSHKARAIHRRLMELGKRLGLCEEILDDVIQSGSFEDLGPELKGVLVTAADEMLFEGTSPALVTDAATRIAKELVNDKVADFVHAICFDLEEYDVDRLKRRGYDDLCLQYYFPPDFVDYVRRVLPEDEIEDFLRACNEPAVKYVRVNTLLADVDEVRERLAEEGVLTEPDEHISDLLRVVEEEVPIVRTEAWKEGLVFTQDKASAAVAHVLDPQPGEFVVDLCAAPGGKTLHVLCLMEGEGEILAVDKSDWRLDAMREKLAWQHVPDGVVKLRCTDAREIPEELDEEADRAIVDPPCSGMGSVQKRPETRWNVTKKRVRRYAKLQSELLEAAVKTVRPGGIVVYSTCTLTINENENVIRRVVRRYDITIEEVNLQFGRRGLVPRTRRFYPHTDRCQGFFIAKLRKN, translated from the coding sequence GTGAAAGCCAGCGAGATAGTATCCATGTTGGCTAGGATACTCGCTGAGCACTACCGGTCCAGGGTCTCCCTGAAAGAGTCGTTCTACCGGGCTCTCGATGATCCGTTCTCCATTCCTAGCCACAAGGCTAGAGCTATTCACCGTCGACTTATGGAACTCGGCAAGCGGTTAGGACTCTGCGAAGAGATCCTCGATGACGTCATTCAATCGGGGTCTTTCGAAGACCTTGGTCCGGAGCTGAAAGGGGTTCTGGTAACCGCGGCTGACGAGATGTTGTTCGAAGGAACTAGCCCGGCGTTAGTAACCGACGCCGCGACGCGGATAGCTAAGGAGCTAGTCAACGATAAAGTGGCCGACTTCGTGCACGCGATATGCTTCGATCTCGAAGAGTACGACGTCGACCGGCTGAAGCGACGCGGTTACGATGACCTTTGCCTGCAGTACTACTTCCCACCCGACTTCGTCGATTACGTCCGCCGAGTGCTGCCCGAGGACGAGATAGAAGACTTCCTCCGAGCGTGCAACGAGCCCGCGGTAAAGTACGTCCGCGTGAACACGCTGCTGGCGGACGTGGACGAAGTCCGCGAACGCCTAGCGGAGGAGGGCGTGCTGACGGAGCCGGATGAGCACATATCGGACTTGCTACGTGTAGTCGAGGAGGAGGTACCTATAGTCAGAACGGAGGCGTGGAAAGAAGGCCTGGTGTTCACTCAAGACAAGGCCTCCGCGGCCGTCGCTCACGTACTCGATCCACAACCTGGGGAGTTCGTAGTCGACCTCTGCGCGGCCCCTGGCGGAAAGACGCTCCATGTCCTCTGTTTGATGGAGGGCGAAGGAGAGATCCTTGCGGTCGACAAATCTGACTGGCGATTGGATGCCATGCGGGAGAAGTTGGCGTGGCAGCATGTTCCCGACGGTGTCGTCAAACTCCGATGCACGGACGCTCGAGAGATACCAGAGGAGCTGGATGAAGAGGCCGACCGAGCCATTGTCGATCCCCCATGTTCCGGTATGGGTTCCGTCCAGAAGCGACCGGAAACCAGGTGGAATGTCACGAAGAAACGGGTGCGACGTTACGCTAAACTTCAATCAGAATTGTTGGAAGCAGCGGTAAAGACCGTTCGACCCGGGGGTATTGTGGTGTATTCAACGTGTACTTTAACTATTAATGAAAATGAAAACGTGATCCGAAGAGTCGTAAGACGGTATGATATAACTATTGAGGAAGTAAACCTCCAATTCGGTAGGAGAGGGTTAGTTCCGAGAACCCGACGGTTCTATCCTCATACCGACCGATGTCAGGGGTTTTTCATCGCAAAATTAAGGAAGAACTAA
- a CDS encoding radical SAM protein, with translation MKDLRNCKLCSWECGVDRLEGERGVCRVTGPIIAAKQLHPAPPASYTVFMAGCNYRCLNCQNWNIAHYPDNPEGRVVGYQDPKELAVEAVNMIETNQGRMIGADRIFFSGGEPTVHLPYIEKVVEHYRDTTDLWKVNFDTNGFATRKSMRRIVKLADSITFDFKAYSDPLHRAITGAPVEPVLRNLEFLVLKHLDKIWEVRILLIPKAHDTEEIRAMCEFLADLDESVPVCFLAFRPNFVLERHPGSPKRLMERAVEVARECGLYATWSGMPGINGSVPPEVEECADELLKHYDGREGAALMSGYARVTGCRNHPRDCSTCEDMARCPIKRYVAVRRT, from the coding sequence GTGAAGGACCTACGTAACTGTAAGCTCTGCTCCTGGGAATGCGGGGTTGACAGGCTCGAGGGAGAACGCGGCGTCTGTCGCGTTACTGGGCCAATTATTGCCGCTAAACAACTCCACCCGGCGCCACCGGCCAGCTACACGGTGTTCATGGCCGGGTGCAACTATCGGTGCCTCAACTGTCAAAACTGGAATATAGCTCATTATCCCGACAACCCCGAGGGGCGGGTAGTAGGTTATCAAGATCCAAAAGAGCTCGCTGTCGAGGCAGTGAACATGATCGAAACGAATCAGGGTCGTATGATAGGGGCGGACAGGATATTCTTCTCGGGTGGCGAACCCACTGTGCACCTGCCTTACATAGAGAAGGTCGTCGAGCATTACCGGGACACGACAGACCTATGGAAGGTCAACTTCGACACGAACGGGTTCGCGACGCGCAAGAGCATGCGCCGTATCGTTAAGTTAGCAGACTCGATCACATTCGACTTCAAAGCGTACTCCGATCCCCTCCATCGTGCCATCACTGGCGCCCCCGTCGAGCCCGTCTTGAGGAACTTGGAATTCTTGGTCCTCAAGCATCTGGATAAAATTTGGGAAGTTCGAATCCTCCTGATTCCGAAGGCCCACGATACGGAGGAAATCAGGGCGATGTGCGAGTTCTTGGCGGATCTCGACGAGTCCGTTCCGGTATGCTTCCTAGCGTTCAGGCCCAACTTCGTGTTAGAACGGCATCCCGGATCCCCGAAACGCCTGATGGAAAGGGCAGTCGAGGTAGCTAGGGAATGCGGGTTGTATGCGACGTGGTCGGGCATGCCAGGTATAAACGGGAGCGTACCCCCTGAGGTCGAGGAGTGCGCCGACGAGCTCTTGAAACACTACGACGGCCGCGAGGGCGCAGCCCTAATGAGCGGTTACGCCAGGGTGACGGGCTGTAGGAATCATCCTAGGGATTGCTCGACGTGTGAGGATATGGCACGGTGTCCGATCAAGCGGTATGTAGCCGTACGGAGAACGTAA
- a CDS encoding SAM-dependent methyltransferase: MIALVKSVEEYRRLLGEVVEEGDTVVELGCHQGASTRVILTGSPRRVVVVDYGKDAEEAMRELERSHPELTFVKGDAREYDTLERVLEELGGPECDVLAVDLGGGMFPDTAFKVYYVWSVTLRPRDAVVRNAGLCEFLKLAKLQEEVHLNDESRGYLGELSPPGIPGKIRERFEEFKLWRR, translated from the coding sequence TTGATAGCCCTGGTGAAGTCTGTCGAGGAATACAGGCGGCTTTTGGGAGAAGTCGTCGAGGAGGGTGACACAGTAGTGGAGTTGGGATGCCACCAAGGAGCCTCCACCCGAGTCATACTCACCGGCTCTCCCAGACGTGTTGTCGTCGTGGACTACGGTAAAGACGCCGAAGAAGCTATGCGAGAGTTGGAGCGTAGTCATCCCGAACTCACATTCGTCAAAGGTGACGCCCGAGAATACGATACCCTTGAACGTGTCCTCGAAGAGCTAGGCGGACCTGAGTGTGATGTGCTGGCCGTGGACCTCGGCGGTGGTATGTTTCCGGACACCGCGTTCAAGGTGTATTACGTGTGGTCGGTGACTCTGCGACCACGAGATGCGGTGGTACGAAACGCGGGCCTCTGCGAGTTCCTGAAGCTGGCCAAGCTCCAGGAAGAGGTGCACCTGAACGATGAAAGCCGGGGTTATCTCGGAGAGTTGAGCCCTCCGGGGATCCCGGGTAAAATCCGAGAGCGGTTCGAAGAGTTCAAGTTGTGGAGGAGATAG
- a CDS encoding GTPase translates to MPPKWYRHVMRVLSESQVVLEVRDVRYPEETRWEKLHRLEDVFNFTRVVVLNKADLVPRAEAERVKEEVELKENVPTVYVSARERMGFRHLRRTIYEVAPEVETVRVGVVGFQNVGKSTIINALTRRSAAETSRRAGYTRGKQWVRGGRRLLVIDSPGVIPTDEATAEAVALDPDVLEDPMEPALGVIERVVREYPGALFNRFGVDESKDPWKILRDISERLGKDLRTTAKLLLREWVDGSLVEIYRTTRDDLTEASELEVGGTAQRLVEETLREIEEVAPEGIPPSAATVRGILTRLAYGENVDGVGFGTVRLGEYSVGVSVGDRYYDRMIRRLRRELGGEVVSEERFRVGANGRKAVVLVTKGR, encoded by the coding sequence ATGCCACCGAAGTGGTATCGGCACGTGATGAGAGTGCTCTCCGAGTCGCAGGTGGTATTGGAGGTTCGAGACGTGCGATATCCGGAGGAGACGCGGTGGGAGAAACTCCACAGACTAGAAGACGTGTTCAACTTCACCCGTGTGGTAGTGCTCAACAAGGCCGATCTGGTCCCGCGGGCTGAAGCCGAGCGTGTAAAGGAGGAGGTGGAGCTCAAGGAGAACGTACCCACGGTGTACGTAAGCGCACGAGAGCGCATGGGTTTCCGGCACCTCCGTAGGACCATCTACGAGGTAGCACCTGAAGTTGAAACCGTGAGGGTAGGAGTAGTAGGGTTTCAGAACGTAGGCAAGTCCACGATAATTAACGCATTGACTCGGAGGAGTGCTGCGGAAACGTCACGACGCGCGGGATATACCAGAGGGAAGCAGTGGGTACGCGGTGGTAGGAGACTGTTAGTCATCGACTCTCCGGGTGTGATTCCGACCGACGAAGCCACGGCCGAGGCCGTAGCACTGGATCCAGACGTACTAGAGGATCCAATGGAGCCGGCACTAGGTGTGATCGAGCGCGTTGTCCGCGAGTACCCAGGGGCACTGTTCAATAGATTCGGCGTCGACGAATCGAAGGATCCATGGAAGATCCTTCGGGATATCTCAGAGCGCTTGGGCAAAGACCTCAGAACTACCGCGAAACTGCTCCTTCGTGAGTGGGTGGACGGTAGCCTGGTGGAAATTTACCGGACCACACGGGACGACCTGACCGAAGCTTCAGAGCTAGAGGTGGGCGGCACCGCACAGCGCTTAGTGGAGGAGACTCTCCGTGAAATCGAGGAAGTGGCACCCGAAGGTATCCCACCTAGCGCCGCGACGGTTCGTGGGATTCTAACGAGGCTGGCCTACGGAGAGAACGTGGACGGCGTAGGATTCGGCACAGTAAGGCTAGGTGAATACAGTGTGGGAGTGTCCGTCGGCGACCGATATTACGATCGAATGATTAGGAGGCTGCGTCGTGAACTGGGGGGCGAAGTGGTCTCTGAGGAGCGGTTCAGAGTGGGCGCCAACGGGCGCAAGGCGGTGGTACTGGTGACCAAGGGTCGGTAG